From a region of the Candidatus Brocadia sp. genome:
- a CDS encoding aldo/keto reductase, whose translation MEYLKIAGTELSASRIGLGTWAIGGWMWGGTEEKTSILTIHKALERGINLIDTAPVYGQGRSEEIVGKAIEQYGRRDEVIIATKVCLDWSGTKIVRNSTRDRIFSEIEDSLRRLRTDVVDIYQVHWPDPLVPIEETAGAMNHLYRQGKIRAIGVSNYSPEQMNIFRQTAPLHVAQPPYNLFERQIEQEILPYTHKHNITTLTYGALCRGLLTGRMKPDTQFTGNDLRKIDPKFQQPRYGQYLEAVAQLDRLARKRLKKGVLTLAVRWLLDQPGVGIALWGARSPSQIDAIDEVMGWAIDDESRTTIDQILRDTIREPIGPEFMSPSSRDTVV comes from the coding sequence ATGGAATACCTTAAAATAGCGGGAACTGAACTGAGCGCTTCACGGATCGGTTTAGGGACATGGGCCATTGGCGGCTGGATGTGGGGTGGCACAGAAGAGAAGACCTCGATACTCACCATCCACAAGGCCCTCGAACGAGGGATTAATCTCATTGATACTGCGCCCGTCTACGGGCAGGGTCGGTCGGAAGAAATCGTTGGAAAGGCGATAGAACAATATGGCAGACGAGATGAAGTGATCATCGCCACCAAGGTTTGCCTGGACTGGAGCGGGACAAAGATTGTTCGCAACTCCACCCGCGACCGTATCTTCTCTGAAATTGAGGACTCACTGCGGCGATTGCGCACGGACGTTGTCGACATCTACCAGGTACACTGGCCTGATCCGCTTGTCCCGATAGAGGAAACTGCCGGAGCCATGAACCATCTGTACCGGCAAGGCAAGATTCGCGCCATTGGTGTAAGCAATTACTCGCCGGAACAAATGAACATCTTCCGGCAGACTGCGCCACTCCATGTTGCCCAGCCGCCCTATAACCTGTTCGAACGCCAGATCGAACAGGAGATACTGCCGTATACCCACAAACACAACATAACAACGCTCACCTATGGCGCCCTGTGCCGCGGGCTGCTCACAGGGAGGATGAAACCTGACACACAATTTACCGGCAACGACCTGCGCAAGATCGACCCCAAATTCCAGCAACCGCGCTACGGCCAGTACCTGGAAGCGGTGGCGCAACTCGACCGCCTTGCCCGGAAGCGCTTAAAAAAAGGCGTACTGACGCTGGCAGTCCGGTGGTTGCTTGATCAGCCTGGCGTGGGCATTGCCCTGTGGGGCGCACGCAGTCCCAGTCAGATAGACGCGATTGACGAGGTGATGGGATGGGCCATAGACGACGAGTCACGCACAACCATCGACCAGATACTCCGTGATACCATCAGAGAACCAATCGGACCAGAGTTCATGTCGCCATCATCGCGTGACACCGTTGTATGA
- a CDS encoding flagellar motor protein MotB has protein sequence MVKRHNFVRGFCLMGIAGVLAVGTGCGETKRLRRENQQLHEQLTSLQQENADLSSKVGQYESELSQLENSKRALEEKLQGTGASVRIKNGAVSVTLPGSVLFDSGQTTLRPQSKETLKKIAGILKTEAASEVVRIEGHTDDDPISKQKDKYKSNWELSTARAAAVLHYMVEECSISPTRVYLAGFGQYQPVTDNNSKSGKASNRRVEFVIVPRGTGG, from the coding sequence ATGGTGAAAAGGCATAATTTCGTGCGGGGTTTTTGCCTGATGGGGATAGCAGGGGTATTGGCAGTTGGCACAGGTTGTGGCGAGACAAAAAGGCTGCGGCGGGAAAATCAGCAATTACATGAGCAATTGACAAGTCTGCAGCAGGAGAACGCCGATTTGTCGTCGAAGGTTGGCCAATACGAGAGCGAGCTGAGTCAGCTTGAAAATTCAAAGCGGGCGCTGGAAGAGAAGCTGCAGGGCACCGGGGCATCCGTGAGGATAAAAAATGGCGCGGTTTCGGTAACGCTTCCTGGTTCCGTGTTGTTTGATTCCGGGCAAACCACCTTACGTCCGCAGTCAAAAGAAACCCTTAAGAAGATCGCCGGCATCCTGAAGACCGAGGCGGCATCAGAAGTCGTCAGAATTGAAGGGCATACTGACGATGACCCGATTAGCAAGCAAAAAGACAAGTACAAATCAAACTGGGAGTTATCCACGGCGCGGGCGGCCGCTGTTCTGCATTACATGGTCGAAGAATGCAGCATTTCTCCCACGAGGGTGTATCTCGCCGGATTCGGACAATATCAGCCCGTAACAGACAATAATTCGAAGTCCGGCAAGGCGAGTAACCGGAGGGTAGAGTTTGTGATTGTTCCCCGGGGCACGGGTGGATAG
- a CDS encoding ISNCY family transposase has product MRKRFEQQLKLGIIPISGVKLPIKSRDELPPILRALQHIYVTPELNEEVFRILEAKVTKGKKKTGRYGMDLWHILVLSVVRLGLDADYDRLEDFANHHKLIRQIMGVETAFGEAKVFSMQSIKDNIRLLDEETLRQINEVVISSGHQLVKKKDEGLCIKVDTYVLETNVHFPTDMNLLWDAGRKSLDMIEDAIEEGILAGKGWRKSKYWRRELKKLMRISAKASSSGGKNKEEHVRSYLELSRGLSEKIGASLLAIYEKVLTTNQVDKHAGKIGTLEYFHGMLNKQIDLVERRVIRDEVIPAAEKVHSLFEPHTEWLYKGKSNKRVELGHNILVASDQWGFIVDHVVGEKQADVSLVIPLADRLLSRYGEGTIKSISFDKGFYKKENKELLSLYIPEVILPKKGKKNKAEQEEESGKTFKKLRHKHSAVESDINRLEHHGLDRCPDKGLHAFKRYCAMGVLAANLHKLGNVLQEKARKQCEKLRKAA; this is encoded by the coding sequence ATGAGAAAGAGATTTGAGCAGCAATTGAAGCTTGGCATCATACCCATTTCAGGGGTAAAACTGCCAATAAAGAGTCGAGATGAGCTACCACCGATACTGAGGGCGTTGCAACATATCTATGTTACACCGGAGTTGAACGAGGAGGTATTCCGGATATTAGAGGCGAAGGTAACGAAGGGGAAGAAAAAGACGGGAAGATATGGGATGGATTTATGGCATATTTTGGTGTTGTCGGTGGTAAGATTAGGGTTAGATGCCGATTATGACAGGTTGGAGGATTTTGCCAACCATCACAAACTTATCAGGCAGATAATGGGGGTTGAGACGGCATTTGGAGAGGCGAAGGTTTTTTCGATGCAGAGCATCAAGGACAATATAAGATTGTTGGATGAGGAGACCCTCAGGCAGATAAATGAAGTGGTGATATCATCGGGGCATCAGTTGGTTAAAAAAAAGGACGAAGGACTGTGTATTAAGGTGGATACGTATGTGTTAGAGACGAATGTACACTTTCCGACCGATATGAATTTATTGTGGGATGCGGGACGCAAGAGTCTGGACATGATAGAGGATGCAATAGAGGAAGGCATCCTGGCGGGGAAAGGATGGCGCAAGAGCAAATATTGGAGGAGAGAGTTAAAAAAGCTGATGAGGATAAGCGCAAAGGCGTCAAGCAGCGGGGGGAAAAACAAGGAAGAGCATGTGAGGAGTTACTTGGAATTATCGAGGGGTTTGAGTGAAAAGATAGGAGCGAGTCTGTTAGCCATCTACGAAAAGGTGCTAACGACGAACCAGGTAGACAAGCATGCAGGGAAAATAGGGACACTGGAGTATTTTCACGGGATGTTGAATAAACAGATAGACCTGGTGGAGAGAAGGGTGATCCGGGATGAGGTAATACCGGCGGCAGAAAAGGTTCATTCGTTGTTTGAGCCGCATACGGAGTGGCTGTACAAAGGCAAGTCAAACAAAAGGGTAGAGTTGGGACATAATATTCTGGTAGCAAGCGATCAGTGGGGTTTCATCGTGGACCATGTGGTAGGAGAAAAACAGGCGGATGTATCGTTGGTAATTCCATTGGCAGATAGGTTGTTGAGCCGTTACGGAGAAGGCACAATAAAGAGTATAAGTTTTGATAAAGGTTTTTACAAGAAAGAGAATAAAGAGTTGCTGAGTTTGTATATACCAGAGGTAATCCTTCCCAAGAAGGGCAAGAAGAATAAGGCGGAACAGGAAGAGGAATCGGGTAAGACATTTAAGAAGCTAAGGCACAAGCACTCGGCGGTAGAATCGGATATCAATCGTTTGGAGCATCACGGCTTGGATAGGTGTCCGGACAAAGGGCTGCATGCCTTTAAAAGATATTGTGCAATGGGCGTGTTAGCTGCGAATTTGCACAAGCTGGGAAACGTGCTGCAGGAGAAGGCACGGAAGCAGTGCGAAAAGTTGCGAAAAGCCGCCTAA
- the hisA gene encoding 1-(5-phosphoribosyl)-5-[(5-phosphoribosylamino)methylideneamino]imidazole-4-carboxamide isomerase, which yields MLIIPAIDLKNGKCVRLTQGEKDAETVFSDDPVEVARSWEDQGAEYLHIVDLDGAFEGAPRNLAVVERILQQIKIPVEFGGGLRTTRSVETLLNLGVDRVIVGTRAIDSPSWVHELCAAFPGRIAVGIDAKNGKVAVKGWTSVCEWDAVAFAREMEKTAPCAMIFTDISKDGMLQGPNIASLKEFSAAVTTPVIASGGISSLKDIETLSRLSLAGMIIGKALYTGHIKFSEAKQLCNSLCVKK from the coding sequence ATGCTTATTATTCCAGCCATCGATTTAAAGAACGGGAAATGTGTGCGACTAACCCAGGGGGAGAAGGATGCAGAGACCGTGTTTTCTGATGATCCCGTGGAAGTAGCAAGATCATGGGAGGATCAGGGCGCCGAATATCTTCATATCGTTGACCTCGATGGGGCATTTGAGGGCGCACCGCGCAATCTTGCCGTTGTTGAACGCATTTTGCAGCAGATAAAGATTCCTGTCGAGTTTGGCGGCGGTTTGAGGACAACCCGGTCCGTTGAAACGCTCCTCAATCTGGGCGTCGACCGCGTGATTGTGGGAACAAGGGCGATAGATTCACCATCGTGGGTGCACGAACTCTGTGCAGCTTTCCCGGGGCGTATTGCCGTTGGTATTGATGCAAAAAACGGGAAAGTGGCCGTGAAGGGATGGACTTCCGTGTGTGAATGGGATGCCGTTGCCTTTGCCCGGGAAATGGAAAAAACGGCTCCGTGCGCCATGATCTTTACCGACATCTCAAAGGACGGTATGCTGCAGGGCCCGAATATTGCCAGCTTAAAAGAGTTTTCGGCGGCTGTAACCACCCCCGTTATTGCGTCGGGCGGAATCTCGTCGTTGAAAGATATCGAGACGCTGAGCCGGCTATCCCTTGCGGGGATGATTATCGGAAAGGCTTTATACACGGGGCATATCAAATTTTCAGAAGCGAAACAACTCTGTAATTCACTCTGCGTGAAAAAGTAA
- a CDS encoding elongation factor G, with the protein MIPYETKDIRSIVLLGHGASGKTALVESMLFKAGTTTRLGSVEDGTSVSDYDPDAKEKRHSIDSSILHCNWKGREINIIDTPGYADFIRDTITALVAVETAIIVISATDGIQVNTRKLWDMACQKGLGKLIVVTKADAENFDYHTLLKTVQDTFGNTCVPLNLPVGTGHDFRGVVNLLTLPSPLPDGIAGDTHACHDALVETVVSADDALMEKYLDGKELENTVLQPCFVKAVAGGYVVPVLCCSNKKVLGIEDLLDAIANFSPSPPEGIKRTAVDIQKNQEITLKASKEAPFSAYVFKTVVDPYVGKLSYFRVISGMLGSDVSFYNATSKNTDKAGHLYRVFGKEQQPVSRAIPGDIIAVSKLEDMHISDTICDPKHPVQFPEIAFPHPLCSLAVVPLNKGAEKKISECLHKLTEEDKTFRTSHDALTNELVITGMSTLHLQVMIVRLKRRFGIDVEAHTPKIPYKETITARAQAQYKHKKQTGGHGQYGEVHIWIEPLPRGAGFEFVDEVVGGTIPRQYIPAVEKGIREALDKGILIGHPIVDVRVRLFHGSFHDVDSSEAAFKMAASHAFHDAFNHARPVLLEPIVNIEVTIPMKFMGEITGNLSSHRGHIKGMDSLGDFQVVRATIPMASIANYETELKSMTGGQGSFTIEFSHYDVVPAHLMQQIITHAHAARGTHARKE; encoded by the coding sequence ATGATTCCGTATGAGACAAAAGACATCCGGTCTATTGTACTTCTGGGTCACGGAGCTTCAGGAAAGACCGCACTGGTTGAATCGATGCTTTTTAAGGCCGGGACAACCACACGCCTTGGCAGTGTTGAAGATGGCACTTCGGTGTCTGATTACGACCCCGACGCAAAAGAGAAAAGGCATTCGATCGACTCCTCCATCCTGCACTGCAACTGGAAAGGGCGTGAAATCAATATCATTGACACGCCGGGCTACGCTGATTTTATCCGTGACACGATTACCGCGCTGGTCGCCGTAGAGACGGCCATTATCGTCATATCAGCCACGGACGGCATTCAGGTGAACACCAGAAAGCTGTGGGATATGGCCTGCCAAAAAGGACTTGGCAAGCTCATCGTGGTAACGAAGGCAGACGCTGAGAATTTCGATTATCATACCCTCCTGAAAACAGTCCAAGACACCTTTGGAAATACCTGTGTTCCTTTGAATTTACCAGTCGGAACAGGACACGATTTCCGTGGCGTTGTCAATCTTCTTACCTTGCCCAGTCCTTTACCGGATGGAATTGCCGGTGACACTCACGCCTGTCATGACGCACTGGTCGAAACAGTCGTTTCTGCCGATGACGCCCTGATGGAAAAATATCTTGATGGAAAAGAACTTGAAAACACAGTGTTGCAGCCTTGTTTTGTGAAGGCCGTTGCGGGCGGGTATGTAGTCCCTGTCCTTTGCTGTTCCAATAAAAAGGTTTTGGGGATTGAAGACCTGTTGGACGCAATTGCAAATTTTTCTCCTTCACCACCGGAGGGAATCAAAAGGACTGCAGTTGACATACAAAAAAACCAGGAGATTACCCTGAAAGCCTCAAAAGAAGCCCCTTTCAGTGCCTATGTGTTTAAAACAGTTGTTGATCCTTATGTGGGAAAATTAAGTTATTTTCGCGTTATCTCCGGCATGCTGGGCAGCGACGTGTCATTTTATAACGCGACAAGCAAAAACACCGACAAGGCTGGACACCTTTATCGGGTCTTTGGAAAGGAGCAGCAGCCCGTTTCAAGGGCAATTCCAGGGGATATTATCGCCGTGTCCAAACTGGAAGACATGCATATCTCTGACACCATCTGTGATCCAAAACATCCGGTGCAATTTCCAGAAATCGCTTTTCCTCACCCGCTGTGTTCGCTTGCCGTGGTGCCGTTAAACAAAGGAGCGGAAAAAAAGATCAGCGAGTGTCTTCATAAACTTACCGAGGAGGACAAGACCTTCAGAACTTCCCATGACGCATTGACCAATGAATTGGTTATTACCGGCATGAGCACGCTTCATTTGCAGGTAATGATCGTCCGGTTAAAACGGCGTTTTGGTATAGACGTAGAGGCGCATACTCCAAAAATCCCTTATAAGGAGACGATTACCGCCAGGGCGCAGGCGCAATATAAACACAAGAAGCAAACGGGCGGACATGGACAGTATGGCGAAGTGCATATCTGGATCGAACCGTTACCGCGGGGCGCCGGGTTTGAGTTTGTGGACGAGGTTGTCGGCGGCACCATTCCCCGGCAATACATCCCGGCCGTGGAAAAAGGGATCCGTGAGGCGCTTGACAAGGGTATCCTGATTGGGCATCCCATTGTGGACGTCCGGGTGCGATTGTTTCACGGCTCTTTTCACGACGTGGATTCTTCCGAGGCAGCCTTTAAAATGGCAGCCTCGCATGCGTTTCACGATGCCTTTAACCATGCCAGGCCGGTACTGCTTGAGCCTATCGTAAATATTGAAGTTACTATTCCCATGAAATTTATGGGTGAAATTACGGGAAACCTTTCCAGTCATCGTGGTCATATCAAAGGTATGGATTCTCTGGGGGATTTTCAGGTCGTTCGTGCCACCATACCCATGGCATCCATAGCCAACTACGAGACGGAGTTGAAGTCCATGACGGGTGGACAGGGCTCATTCACGATAGAATTTTCACATTATGATGTCGTACCGGCGCACCTGATGCAGCAGATTATTACCCACGCCCATGCCGCTCGCGGAACTCACGCCCGGAAAGAATAA
- the ltrA gene encoding group II intron reverse transcriptase/maturase — MLKYHSLRDKVFSLRNLYAAFGHVKKNKGKAGLDRVSIKQFESDLENNLQAIHKELKTAIYNPAPVLRVYIPKGRHDKRPLGIPIVKDRVVQQAFRQIIEPIFEKEFSDNSFGFRPNRCCHDAIKRIEQYKQQGYRNILDADIKAFYDTIPHKLIMNSLREKIADGWVLNSIENMLKAGVMEDGIVHETNQGTPQGGVISPLLANLIGDIIDKELEKAGYKFVRYADDFVVMTKTKEELPAALQYVKEIIEGKLEMKLSEDKTRLTNFKRGFRFLGYNFMGKNKGVSMKSLDKLKDAVRDITKRTQGVNLQAVIDTLNPVIRGHVNYFRLGNVQTVYRSLDCWVRMRLRSFKFSRKWKTDNKRFPVHRFFKMGLLSFEREFLKARAKA, encoded by the coding sequence ATGCTTAAGTATCATTCTTTAAGAGACAAGGTATTCAGTCTGAGAAACCTTTATGCGGCTTTTGGGCACGTAAAGAAGAATAAAGGCAAGGCTGGTCTCGACAGGGTAAGTATTAAGCAGTTTGAAAGTGACCTTGAGAATAATCTACAAGCTATTCACAAGGAACTGAAAACCGCCATATACAACCCTGCGCCCGTCTTAAGGGTCTACATTCCCAAAGGCAGGCATGACAAGAGACCTCTTGGCATTCCCATTGTCAAGGACAGGGTAGTACAGCAGGCGTTCAGACAAATCATAGAGCCAATATTCGAGAAAGAATTCTCGGATAACAGCTTTGGATTTCGTCCAAACAGATGCTGTCATGATGCTATCAAACGGATTGAACAGTATAAGCAGCAAGGGTATCGGAACATTTTGGACGCCGATATAAAGGCGTTCTATGACACCATACCTCACAAGCTTATCATGAACTCCTTGCGTGAGAAAATCGCTGACGGATGGGTTTTGAACAGTATCGAGAACATGCTCAAGGCAGGGGTCATGGAGGACGGCATCGTGCATGAGACAAATCAAGGCACTCCGCAAGGAGGCGTCATATCTCCCTTGCTTGCAAACCTTATCGGTGACATCATCGACAAGGAGCTTGAAAAGGCAGGATATAAATTTGTCCGCTATGCCGATGACTTCGTTGTCATGACTAAAACAAAAGAAGAACTCCCTGCCGCCCTTCAGTACGTCAAAGAAATCATCGAAGGGAAACTTGAAATGAAGCTGAGCGAGGATAAAACCAGGCTCACCAACTTCAAACGAGGCTTCCGGTTTCTCGGATATAATTTCATGGGCAAGAACAAGGGTGTAAGCATGAAATCCCTGGACAAACTCAAGGACGCCGTCAGAGACATCACCAAACGCACACAAGGCGTCAACCTGCAAGCCGTCATTGATACATTAAATCCTGTCATAAGGGGACATGTCAACTATTTTCGGCTGGGCAATGTACAAACGGTATATCGCTCGTTAGACTGCTGGGTACGCATGAGACTGAGAAGTTTCAAGTTTTCGAGAAAATGGAAAACTGACAACAAACGTTTCCCGGTACACCGATTCTTTAAGATGGGGTTACTCTCATTTGAAAGAGAATTTCTTAAGGCACGTGCAAAGGCATGA
- the hisH gene encoding imidazole glycerol phosphate synthase subunit HisH, which translates to MIVIVDYGMGNLRSVEKAFERCGFPVKVTDSPSEVVRAEKLVLPGVGAFRDAMDGLRQRRLIEPVTNGIRAGKPFLGICLGLQLLFSKGYEDGEHDGLNIISGRVVRFAFPEGEMSRNLKIPHMGWNQIRFRKEGIPLLSEVPNDACMYFVHSYYVCPDDESVIATETEYGVRFTSMIWHKNIFATQFHPEKSQEYGLAILKNFGNL; encoded by the coding sequence ATGATTGTGATTGTAGATTATGGCATGGGAAATCTCCGCAGTGTTGAGAAGGCCTTCGAACGGTGTGGCTTTCCTGTTAAGGTTACCGACAGCCCCAGTGAGGTTGTTCGTGCAGAGAAACTGGTGCTTCCCGGTGTCGGGGCATTCCGCGACGCCATGGACGGTTTGCGTCAGAGGAGACTTATAGAGCCGGTGACCAATGGTATCCGGGCAGGGAAGCCGTTCCTTGGAATATGTCTTGGCTTGCAGTTGCTGTTTTCGAAAGGATATGAAGACGGCGAGCATGATGGGCTAAATATTATTTCAGGGAGGGTCGTCCGGTTTGCCTTTCCCGAAGGTGAGATGAGCAGGAATTTAAAGATTCCTCACATGGGCTGGAATCAGATCCGTTTCCGGAAGGAGGGCATACCGCTCCTGAGCGAGGTTCCCAATGATGCCTGCATGTATTTTGTGCATTCTTATTACGTTTGTCCTGATGATGAAAGTGTTATTGCCACGGAAACGGAATATGGCGTGCGGTTTACTTCCATGATCTGGCACAAAAACATCTTTGCAACGCAGTTTCACCCGGAAAAGAGCCAGGAGTACGGCCTTGCAATCCTGAAAAACTTTGGTAATTTGTAA
- a CDS encoding prepilin peptidase yields MPKKKSLISPRSLCPACNTPVRWYDNIPVFSYLLLRGHCRECMAKISIRYPLVELLTGYLFVHLYLFIQYRQESPCLFAGYLALCCALIISTFVDLEFLIIPNEVTCVGIPVALVLSVLCPGLHHEPETLRSFSLSGIIRLDALIASLLGVLVGGGLVFFCSVVGKWVFRKEAMGFGDVKLMGMVGGMVGWKLAVAIFFVAPFFGLLMGIPVLLLKKKHLIPYGPFLSLATLLCILLQDYFLGLMNSYVQLFTVLFTGFHS; encoded by the coding sequence ATCCCAAAGAAAAAGTCGCTCATTTCACCGCGCTCATTGTGTCCTGCATGCAATACCCCTGTCCGGTGGTATGATAATATCCCCGTGTTCAGCTACCTCCTGCTCCGGGGACATTGCCGCGAGTGCATGGCGAAGATATCGATACGGTATCCGCTTGTAGAGTTATTGACGGGTTATCTCTTTGTGCATTTGTATCTCTTTATTCAATACCGGCAAGAGTCTCCATGTCTTTTTGCCGGTTATCTGGCTCTTTGTTGTGCCCTGATTATATCGACCTTTGTGGATCTTGAGTTCCTCATCATTCCCAATGAGGTTACCTGTGTGGGTATTCCCGTTGCGCTTGTTCTCAGCGTCCTCTGTCCAGGCTTGCATCATGAACCGGAGACACTGAGAAGTTTTTCGCTATCCGGTATCATCCGGTTGGATGCGCTGATCGCATCTTTGCTTGGTGTGCTGGTAGGCGGCGGTCTGGTATTTTTTTGCAGTGTTGTGGGGAAATGGGTATTCAGGAAGGAGGCCATGGGTTTTGGAGACGTCAAGCTCATGGGGATGGTGGGGGGGATGGTGGGTTGGAAGCTGGCGGTAGCGATCTTTTTTGTTGCGCCTTTCTTCGGGCTTCTCATGGGTATCCCGGTATTACTTTTGAAAAAAAAACACCTGATACCGTATGGGCCATTTTTGTCGCTCGCTACGCTGCTCTGCATCCTTTTACAGGATTATTTTCTGGGACTGATGAATTCCTATGTTCAGCTTTTTACCGTGTTATTTACCGGATTCCATTCATAA
- the ltrA gene encoding group II intron reverse transcriptase/maturase: MLKYHSLRDKVFSLRNLYAAFGHVKKNKGKAGLDRVSIKQFESDLENNLQAIHKELKTAIYNPAPVLRVYIPKGRHGKRPLGIPIVKDRVVQQAFRQIIEPIFEKEFSDNSFGFRPNRCCHDAIKRIEQYKQQGYRNILDADIKAFYDTIPHKLIMNSLREKIADGWVLNSIENMLKAGVMEDGIVHETNQGTPQGGVISPLLANLIGDIIDKELEKAEYKFVRYADDFVVMTKTKEELPAALQYVKEIIEGKLEMKLNEDKTRLTNFKRGFRFLGYNFMGKNKGVSMKSLDKLKDAVRDITKRTQGVNLQAVIDTLNPVIRGHVNYFRLGNVQTVYRSLDCWVRMRLRSFKFSRKWKTDNKRFPVHRFFKMGLLSFEREFLKARAKA, translated from the coding sequence ATGCTTAAGTATCATTCTTTAAGAGACAAGGTATTCAGTCTGAGAAACCTTTATGCGGCTTTTGGGCACGTAAAGAAGAATAAAGGCAAGGCTGGTCTCGACAGGGTAAGTATTAAGCAGTTTGAAAGTGACCTTGAGAATAATCTACAAGCTATTCACAAGGAACTGAAAACCGCCATATACAACCCTGCGCCCGTCTTAAGGGTCTACATTCCCAAAGGCAGGCATGGCAAGAGACCTCTTGGCATTCCCATTGTCAAGGACAGGGTAGTACAGCAGGCGTTCAGACAAATCATAGAGCCAATATTCGAGAAAGAATTCTCGGATAACAGCTTTGGATTTCGTCCAAACAGATGCTGTCATGATGCTATCAAACGGATTGAACAGTATAAGCAGCAAGGGTATCGGAACATTTTGGACGCCGATATAAAGGCGTTCTATGATACCATACCTCACAAGCTTATCATGAACTCCTTGCGTGAGAAAATTGCTGACGGATGGGTGTTGAACAGTATCGAGAACATGCTCAAGGCAGGGGTCATGGAGGACGGCATCGTGCATGAGACAAATCAAGGCACTCCGCAAGGAGGCGTCATATCTCCCTTGCTTGCAAACCTTATCGGTGACATCATCGACAAGGAGCTTGAAAAGGCAGAATATAAATTTGTCCGCTATGCCGATGACTTCGTTGTCATGACTAAAACGAAAGAAGAACTCCCTGCCGCCCTTCAGTACGTCAAGGAAATCATCGAAGGGAAACTTGAAATGAAGCTGAACGAGGATAAAACCAGGCTCACCAACTTCAAACGAGGCTTCCGGTTTCTCGGATATAATTTCATGGGCAAGAACAAGGGTGTAAGCATGAAATCCCTGGACAAACTCAAGGACGCCGTCAGGGACATCACCAAACGCACACAAGGCGTCAACCTGCAAGCCGTCATTGATACATTAAATCCTGTCATAAGGGGACATGTCAACTATTTTCGGCTGGGCAATGTACAAACGGTATATCGCTCGTTAGACTGCTGGGTACGCATGAGACTGAGAAGTTTCAAGTTTTCGAGAAAATGGAAAACTGACAACAAACGTTTCCCGGTACACCGATTCTTTAAGATGGGGTTACTCTCATTTGAAAGAGAATTTCTTAAGGCACGTGCAAAGGCATGA
- a CDS encoding phosphoadenylyl-sulfate reductase: MKDLLELDVATANKQLDGFTVTERISWAVETFGRDAVLLSSMQNSASVLMHCFYRMELDNEVLFVDTGYHFRETLQLRDEFMRRYHLSIVTLYPELTPEQQEKKFEKKLYFSRDGQKECCRLRKTVPFITHMKQFGRRLAMVGLRRSEGGRRAKLAPLIQDPRTGGYTLHPIFDWTDEQIQTYLEKNDVPVHPLHKQNYPSIGCECCTTPVEPGEDPRAGRWRHLASAIDEGPKYCNINCSDGSGI; encoded by the coding sequence ATGAAAGATCTTTTAGAACTCGACGTAGCAACCGCAAATAAACAGCTGGATGGCTTCACGGTCACAGAGCGCATCAGCTGGGCGGTGGAAACCTTTGGCAGGGATGCCGTCCTCTTAAGCAGCATGCAGAATTCCGCCTCGGTCCTGATGCATTGCTTTTATCGCATGGAACTGGACAATGAGGTGCTCTTCGTTGATACGGGATATCATTTCCGGGAAACGCTGCAACTCAGGGATGAATTTATGCGCCGCTATCATTTGTCCATTGTAACCCTATACCCCGAACTGACCCCGGAACAGCAGGAAAAAAAATTTGAAAAGAAATTGTATTTCTCCCGCGATGGGCAGAAAGAATGCTGCCGTTTGCGTAAAACCGTGCCCTTTATTACCCATATGAAACAATTCGGGCGCAGGCTTGCAATGGTCGGATTGCGCCGCAGCGAAGGCGGCCGGCGCGCCAAACTGGCGCCTCTTATCCAGGACCCCCGAACGGGGGGGTACACCCTGCACCCGATATTCGACTGGACGGACGAACAGATTCAAACGTACCTCGAGAAAAATGACGTGCCCGTGCATCCCCTGCACAAACAAAACTATCCCAGCATTGGATGTGAATGCTGCACCACACCGGTCGAACCGGGCGAAGACCCGCGGGCAGGCCGATGGCGACACCTGGCAAGCGCCATCGACGAAGGACCGAAATACTGTAATATCAATTGTTCCGATGGTTCCGGAATCTGA